In Tsukamurella tyrosinosolvens, the genomic window TCCCCCGGAGCCCGAGGGCGGCGACGACGTCCCGTCCAGCCCGGGCTCGGTGTCCGGGCTCGAGATCGACATCCGCGGCCTCGACTTCGCCTATGCGGAAGGCCCGTTCGCTCTCACCGGGATCGACCTGACGGTCCCCGCGGGGCACACCGTGGCGCTCGTCGGGCGCACCGGCTCCGGCAAGTCGACCCTGGCATCGCTGCTCTCGCGGGCCGTCGATCCCCCGCGCGGCACCGTCTTCGTCGGCGGACGCGACATCATGGACATCGACCTGCAGCGACTGCGGTCGCGGGTCGGCGTGGTCACGCAGCGCACCGAGATCCTGATCGGCTCGCTGGCGGACAACATCGCCCTGTTCGATCCGGCGATCACCCCGGAGCGGATCAGGGACGCGATCGAGCGGCTCGGACTGCGCTCGTGGGTCGACGGCCTGCCCGCCGGCCTGGACAGCCGTCTCGGCCCGGGCGGGACCACCCTGTCGGCCGGGGAGGAGCAGTTGGTGGCGTTCTGCCGCCTCATGGTCCGCGACGTCGACGTGGTGGTCCTCGACGAAGCCACCGCGCGGATGGACCCGCTCACCGAGCGGCTGGTGATCGCCGCCTCGGACCGCCTGCTGACGGGCCGCACCGGGATCCTGATCGCGCACCGGCTCACGACCATCGAGCGGGCGCCGCTGGTGGCGGTGCTCGACAACGGGCGGATCGTGCAGCAGGGTCCGCGCGACGAAGTGGCCGCGGCGCCCGGGCCGTTCGCCGCTCTCCTCGCCGCCGGTCGGACGGAGTCCGACGGTGCCGCTGCGGCTGGTCGGGGTCCCACCTCCGGACGCGGTCGTCCGGCGTCCGCGGCACAATCGAGCCCTGCGGCGCTCCCCGCGACGCCGAGCGCCGGCGTCGGCGGGCGACGCCGGACGGGGCCAGCGCCGGCACTCCGGGAGGTCGGCGACGGGCCGACGTTGACCCGCGGCATCGTGCACGCGCTGCTGGTGATGCCGGCCTGGGGCGTGCTCGGCGCGGTCCTCTTCCTGCTCGCCGCGCTGACTGGCGCGCAGGGCGCCGTGACCGGCCTCGTGTGGGGCGAGACCGTCCAGGCCGTCAGCGCGGGCGAGCGCCCGGGGTGGCTGCTGCTCGGGGTGGTGATCTCGCTGATGGCCGCACCGTTCGCGATAGCGGAGGCCTTCCGTCGGTATCCGCGGTGGTGGATCGAGGTCATGCTGCGGGTGCGGATGGCCGTCCTCCGAGGTCAGACGCAGCCGCGCCGGCTCGCGAAGACACCGGCCGGCGAAGTCGTCGCCCGGGCCATGGACGCGGACAGGTTCGCCCGGTACGCCGACCGCTGGGTGGATTTCGGTAACGGGATCGTGATCGCCGCCGCGACGGCCGTCCTCGGCGGCACGTGGCTCGCAGGTGCGGTACTCCTCGTCGTCCTGGTCGCGTCGGCGGTGGCATCGAGCGTCGGACGTCCCCTCGCCGGACGGTCCGCGGCCGCCGCCTCGAGCGCGCGGGCCCGGTTCGGGCGGGCACTGGTGTCGGCCCTGGAATCGGCCCGCACGATCAAGCTCGCCGCGACGACCCCGTCGGTGCTCGCCCACCTGCGACGGGTCGACGCGGGACGCGTCGACGCCGCGGTCACCGAGCACCGGATCCAGGCGGCGCTCGAGGGTGTCCCCGTCGTGATGGTCAGTGCCGGAGTGGTCGCCGCCTGGGCGGCGTACGCGGGCGGGCTCTGGGAGTTGTCGACGGCACTGCTCGTCGCGAACGCGGTCAGCGGCTTCGGTTGGTTCGGCCGGGTCGCCGGCAGCGTGGTCACCGAGGCCCCCGGCACCCGGGCCTGGCAGGCGGAGACGAGCCGCTTCGCGGGCGGCGTGGACCTGATGACCGTGCCGCCGGGCGTCGACCTGGTCACCGGCGCCGCGCCGGCGCCGCTCACGGCGGCCCGGGTGCGGCTGGAGGAGGTGGTGCTGCGGGACGTCGCCGCCGTCCACGACGACGGAACCATCGGCGTCGAGCACGTCGACCTGCGGGTCTCGGCGGGCGAGCTGGTGCTGCTGGTGGGCCAGGTCGGCTCGGGCAAGTCGAGCCTCCTGGCGGCGTTGGCCGGCCTGGTCGCGCACCGCGGCGAGATCCTGTGGAACGGCCGCCCGGTCTCCGACGCGGAGGTCTTCCTGCGCCCCGGACAGGTGGCGCACATCGCCCAGGTGCCCCGGGTCCTGTCCGGGACCTTCGCCGATAACGTGCGGCTCGGGCACCAGCGCGCCTTCGACCAACCCGTCGCCGATGCCCGCCTCGGATCGGACGTCGCCGCAGCGGGCGGCCGGGACGCACTGGTCGGGCACCGGGGCGTTCGGCTCTCCGGCGGCCAGGTGCAGCGGCTCGCCCTCGCGCGGGCGCTGGCGACCGACGCGGAACTGCTGCTCGCGGACGACGTGTCGAGCGCGTTGGACGCCACCACCGAGATCGAGCTGTGGAAGGCACTGCGCGAGCGCCGCGCCACCGTGATCGGGGCGACGTCCAAACGGGCCGCGCTGGCCCGGGCCGACCGGGTGGTGGTGTTGGTCGACGGGCGGATCGCCGCGATCGGGCCGTGGACGGAGCTGGCGCCGGACTGGGGCTTCCTAGCCGGCTGAGTTCGCTCACTCCGGACCGGCCCGGGCGACCGCGACAGCCTCGTCGGATCCGAAGACCGACAAGGAGACCGGGACGCTCACGCGCACCGCCACCTCGAAGCCGTCCACGCCGCACGCCCGGAGCGATCCGGCGTTCGCGCGGGCCAGACGGTCCGCCGCCCCGCAGGCCTCCTCCGCGTCGATCGCGCTCGCGGCACCGGCGAGCGCCGCCAGATCTGCTGCGGCCTGCGCGCGGTGGCGGGCGGAGACCGCAGCGCCGACGTCGATCACCATGATCGCGACCACGACGATCGCCGCGACCATCACGGCGGCGAGCACCGTCGCCACGCCGTCCTCGCGCCCGGCCCGGGAGAGGGCTCCCGGGCGGCGCCCCGGGCAGCAGGGCGGACCGGTCCGCCCGGCTGCCGGGCCGGCGCGCGCCTTCGCGGTCACGGCGCAGTACCCGGTTCGACGGCGGCGACCGCCGAAGCGGAGACCGTCAGCCCGGGCAGGAGCGCCACCGGGGCCCGGACCACCACCGTCACCGTGTCCCCGTCCCGGCTCACCGTCGACGTCGCGCCCGGCGGCCCCACCTCGGAGACGGCCTTCGCCACCCGGGCGTCGTCGCCGCGGGCGCTGAGGCGGGCCGCCTCGCGGGCGGCGTCCACGCACCGCACGTGTGCGGTGACGCCCACGACCGCACCCACGCTGAGCACCAGCACGGCGATGAGGCTGGCGACGGCGAACGCGGCCTCCACGGTGACCGCGCCCGCCTCGCCGGCTAGCCGGTGGAGGTGCCCAGCGCCTTGCCGATGATGTCGGTCAGGCCGCTGACGATGTTGTCGCCGGTGACGACCCCGTACAGCACGGCGCCGAACGCGGCCGCCGCTATGGTGCCGATCGCGTACTCCACCGTCGACATGCCGTCGTCCTCCAGCAGCAGCTCGGTCATCCTGCATCGCAATCGAATCCACATTCCATCCCCCTTCCGTCGAGCCGCTACAGCAGCCCCTCCCCGAGCACTGTGCCCGCGAGTCCCATCACGACCGGCACGATGCCCAAGCACACGAACGCCGGAAGGAAACACAGCCCGAGCGGTCCCGCGACCGCGACGCCGGCCCGCTCGCCCGCCGCGACCGCGCGGTCCTCCGCCTGCGCGCGCTCGGTGCGCGCGAGGTCCGAAAGCCCGGCGGCGGGCGACGAGCCCGCGCGGGCGGACCGTCGGAGCATGCGGGTGAGCCCGACGACCTGCGGGTCCACGGATCCCGTCCGCCACGCGGTCTCGGCGTCGGAGCCCAGTGCGAGCAGTTCCGCCGCACGGGTCAGCACCTCCGCGAGCGCGGGCGGCGCACCCACCGCGACGGCGCGGGCCGCATCGGCGGTCGGCATCCCCGCGCGGAGGCAGACGGCGAACAGGTCGTAGGCCGCGGCAGCCTCGAACGGGTCCGGAGAGGCGGCCCGCCGCGGCAGCCGCATCCCGCGCAGCCGCGCCGGCTCCCCGCACGCGGTGGCCGCCACCGCAGAACGGGCCGCGACCGGGAGCACGAGCAGCGCCGCCGCCAGCAGCGCGAGCGCCGCGGCGAGGGGACCGTGCCCGCTCACGACCGTTCGTCCGATCCGCGGCCGGCGGCACCGTCGGCGATGGCACGGGACCAGAGCAGCCCGGCAGAGGTCAGGCACGTCCCGACGACCAGCAGGACACCGCCCGCGCCGGTGCCCAGCAGCGTGCCGAGCGGGTCGGCGCCGATCAGCTGGCCCATCGCGACGCCGAGCACCGGGAGCGCGGCGAGCACCTGCGCGGTCGCGCGGGCCCCGGCCAGCGACGAGTGCGCCCGCCGCTCGTACCGCTCGCGTGCCCGCAGGTCCTCGCGGACGGAGGCGAGCAGCTCGCCCATGCCGATGCCGTGCCGCGTGCCCGCCTCCCAGGCCGCCGCGATCCGCGACCACGCGGCGCTCTCCCCGGCGTGCGTCCGCAGGCCCGCGGCCACGTCGCCACCCAGCTCGGCCCGGCCGGCCATCTCCGCGAAGACGGCGCGGACGTGCGGGTCCTCGGCGTCGCGGCCCGCGGTGGTGCAGGCGGCCGCGGGGTGCGCTCCGACGGACAGTTCGGCGACCATCGCGTCGACGCCGGCCAGGATCGCCGAGAGCCGGGACATCCGCTGCTGCGCCGCGCGGTTCCGCGCCCGGAGATCGCGGACGGTGCCGGCCGCGAGCGCCGCGGCCAGCGCCTGACCCGGTCCGATGAGCAGCGCGCCGACCGGCACCGCGACGGCCAGCCAGCCCCAGCGCAGCGCGACCGGCGAGGTTGCGGACGCCCGCGACGCCCGGAGTCGCGCTGCGGCGGGACCGCCGGGCCAGGCCAACGCGGCGACCGCGAGCAGGACTATCGCCGCGGTCACGGGACACCTCGCTCCGCGAGCAGCGCCTGCACGCGCTCCACCTCCGCCGTGAACCCGCCGTCGCGGTCCCACGCGGGCAGCACCCGCACGTAGCCGTCACCACCGCGATCGACGACGCCGATACTGCGCAGGCCGCGCCGCCCCGACGGCCAGCGGTGCACCGCGAACACCACCTGGGAGATTTATCAGTAATTGGTGCGTCTAACACGCATCTATCCGCATGCCAGAACTGGTTTATTCATTCGCTACATGTAGGATTAGATGCATGTCAGTGGTCGGATCTACCGTGAGACACGGTGGTCGGCGGGCCTGTTGCGAGTGGAGGGTTTCCGTGCAATTATTTCGCTATGGCACTCCATGGGGAGCTTCAGAAGACGCTCGAGGTGTTCGTCGAGCAGCATCGCGCGGCGTTGGCGACGGTTCGTCTCGATCTGCCGACGGCAATCACCGAGGTCGGGAAAATGTGGTCGCCTCGGCACGCGGATCCGGTGGAGGTGTCCGGCGATGCGTTCTGCTCGGCGGTTCGGCATACGATGCGCGACATCTGGAGGAACGACCGCAACGACCAGCCTGGGATGAATCTGCGGTGCGGTCGCGGCCAGGGCGGCGGCGCAGTGTTCTCCGATCTGGGTGGTA contains:
- a CDS encoding type II secretion system F family protein translates to MSGHGPLAAALALLAAALLVLPVAARSAVAATACGEPARLRGMRLPRRAASPDPFEAAAAYDLFAVCLRAGMPTADAARAVAVGAPPALAEVLTRAAELLALGSDAETAWRTGSVDPQVVGLTRMLRRSARAGSSPAAGLSDLARTERAQAEDRAVAAGERAGVAVAGPLGLCFLPAFVCLGIVPVVMGLAGTVLGEGLL
- a CDS encoding DUF4244 domain-containing protein, which produces MWIRLRCRMTELLLEDDGMSTVEYAIGTIAAAAFGAVLYGVVTGDNIVSGLTDIIGKALGTSTG
- a CDS encoding ATP-binding cassette domain-containing protein, with the protein product MSSSTLSDAPAPTPPLPPTGPERRVTWRRLRSPVALGAIAAVCVASIGATAGTVVAGRVAQDPAGGLIGVLALCLIGAAVIESVGKIAWVAVVDRAEGRLRDDVLQAAMRQPLAALNEQAVGEILDRVDDDTHEIGNLARWQLWGLFRTVSSSLPMWIVAAVAWWPAAILFPTLAIITWFAIRRLLGEIARRKVIEEIAWTDQAAALEEGIAGRDDLRTSLGQSHVIARLAGLSAVIHSRFLAVIQVESRLARRAGVLLHALLAAIAVAGVALAIDGSMSVARLVTLFLVTSMFVGQVAQLAEQLPDLQAGMGAVIRIRHMLAAPPEPEGGDDVPSSPGSVSGLEIDIRGLDFAYAEGPFALTGIDLTVPAGHTVALVGRTGSGKSTLASLLSRAVDPPRGTVFVGGRDIMDIDLQRLRSRVGVVTQRTEILIGSLADNIALFDPAITPERIRDAIERLGLRSWVDGLPAGLDSRLGPGGTTLSAGEEQLVAFCRLMVRDVDVVVLDEATARMDPLTERLVIAASDRLLTGRTGILIAHRLTTIERAPLVAVLDNGRIVQQGPRDEVAAAPGPFAALLAAGRTESDGAAAAGRGPTSGRGRPASAAQSSPAALPATPSAGVGGRRRTGPAPALREVGDGPTLTRGIVHALLVMPAWGVLGAVLFLLAALTGAQGAVTGLVWGETVQAVSAGERPGWLLLGVVISLMAAPFAIAEAFRRYPRWWIEVMLRVRMAVLRGQTQPRRLAKTPAGEVVARAMDADRFARYADRWVDFGNGIVIAAATAVLGGTWLAGAVLLVVLVASAVASSVGRPLAGRSAAAASSARARFGRALVSALESARTIKLAATTPSVLAHLRRVDAGRVDAAVTEHRIQAALEGVPVVMVSAGVVAAWAAYAGGLWELSTALLVANAVSGFGWFGRVAGSVVTEAPGTRAWQAETSRFAGGVDLMTVPPGVDLVTGAAPAPLTAARVRLEEVVLRDVAAVHDDGTIGVEHVDLRVSAGELVLLVGQVGSGKSSLLAALAGLVAHRGEILWNGRPVSDAEVFLRPGQVAHIAQVPRVLSGTFADNVRLGHQRAFDQPVADARLGSDVAAAGGRDALVGHRGVRLSGGQVQRLALARALATDAELLLADDVSSALDATTEIELWKALRERRATVIGATSKRAALARADRVVVLVDGRIAAIGPWTELAPDWGFLAG
- a CDS encoding TadE family type IV pilus minor pilin; protein product: MEAAFAVASLIAVLVLSVGAVVGVTAHVRCVDAAREAARLSARGDDARVAKAVSEVGPPGATSTVSRDGDTVTVVVRAPVALLPGLTVSASAVAAVEPGTAP
- a CDS encoding type II secretion system F family protein, producing MTAAIVLLAVAALAWPGGPAAARLRASRASATSPVALRWGWLAVAVPVGALLIGPGQALAAALAAGTVRDLRARNRAAQQRMSRLSAILAGVDAMVAELSVGAHPAAACTTAGRDAEDPHVRAVFAEMAGRAELGGDVAAGLRTHAGESAAWSRIAAAWEAGTRHGIGMGELLASVREDLRARERYERRAHSSLAGARATAQVLAALPVLGVAMGQLIGADPLGTLLGTGAGGVLLVVGTCLTSAGLLWSRAIADGAAGRGSDERS
- a CDS encoding Rv3654c family TadE-like protein codes for the protein MTAKARAGPAAGRTGPPCCPGRRPGALSRAGREDGVATVLAAVMVAAIVVVAIMVIDVGAAVSARHRAQAAADLAALAGAASAIDAEEACGAADRLARANAGSLRACGVDGFEVAVRVSVPVSLSVFGSDEAVAVARAGPE